In Necator americanus strain Aroian chromosome IV, whole genome shotgun sequence, the following proteins share a genomic window:
- a CDS encoding hypothetical protein (NECATOR_CHRIV.G13861.T1), whose product MAHPNPNNFSNDDPHGCWISVGNHTDYLKLPAVIEMGPLLISAVPMQKRMLELRTQPLASRLRVQPPTQMHWSARRFDLTARHFVLTAQGIDLTGRRFVLTAQSFDLTAQGFDLTVQGFDLTGRRFDLTAQCLHKVLT is encoded by the coding sequence ATGGCTCATCCAAATCCCAATAATTTCTCGAATGACGATCCTCACGGATGCTGGATTAGCGTAGGTAACCACACTGATTATTTAAAACTACCGGCTGtcatcgagatgggacccttgctCATCTCAGCGGTTCCAATGCAGAAAAGGATGTTGGAACTTCGGACGCAACCGCTTGCTTCGCGACTGCGagtgcagccgcctacgcaaatgcactggagtgcacgtcgttttgacctgactgcaCGTCATTTTGTCTTGACTGCACAAGGCATTGACCTGACAGGACGTCGTTTTGTCTTGACTGCACAaagttttgacctgactgcaCAAGGTTTCGACCTGACTGTACAGGGTTTTGACCTGACAggacgtcgttttgacctgactgcaCAATGTCTGCACAaagttttgacctga